CATTTTTCCCGTAAAGAAACCTAATGGTAAGTATAGATTGGTACAGGATTTACGGGCAATTAATAACATTGTTAAGGATATTCACCCAGTGGTTGCAAATCCATATACTTTGTTAACATCTGTGTCTGAAAAGTTTAAATGGTTTACTGTAATTGATTTGAAGGATGCATTCTTCTGCATTCCCCTGGCATTGCAAAGTAGGAAATATTTCGCCTTCGAATGGGAAAGCCCAGACACCGGTCGCAAGAAGCAACTCACCTGGACGAGATTACCCCAAGGCTACAAGAACAGTCCGACGATATTTGGGAATCAGTTGGCAAAAGAATTGGAAGAATGGAAGATGACTGAGGTAAGAGACTCGCCGTTCTCATACGTGATTTTACAGTATGTCGATGATATCTTTCTagccacagaagagaaagaactgTGTTTAAAACTCACCATAGCATTGCTGAATatgctgggccaggctggatatcgagtatcaaaagaaaaagcacagctgaTAAAGGAAAGTGTGATTTACCTGGGTTGTGAAATCATTCAGGGTCAGAGACGGTTGGGAATCAACCGAGTGGAGGCCATTTGTGCCATCCCGCTCCCGAGAAGTCACCAAGAATTAAGATCTTTCTTGGGGATGGTAGGATGGTGTCGATTGTGGATTCCAAATTTCGGGTTACTAGCGAAACCATTGTATGAGGCCCTGAAGGAACCACAGCTGAACTGGGACAGGTCAAGGAAGAATGCTTTCCAAAACTTAAAACAAGCCCTGAAGGAGGCCCCGGCTTTAGGGCTCCCGGATTTGAGCAAGGACTTTCAGTTGTATgtaaatgaaagacaaaagctGGCTCTGGGAGTACTAACCCAACGGATCGGGTCATGGAAACGCCCGGTGGGATACTTCTCGAAGCAGCTGGACACTGTCAGTGCTGGTTGGCCGTCATGCTTGCGGGCAGTTACGGCCACGGTGATCCTCATTCAAGAAGCCAGAAAATTGACGATGGGCAAGAAAATGGAGGTATTTGTACCCCATATGGTACTGGCTGTTTTGGAACAAAAGGGGGGTCACTGGTTATCATCTAGCCGAATGCTGCAGTACCAAGCAATATTGAGAGAGCAGGATGATGTAGAATTGAAAATAACTAATCATATTAATCCAGCAGAATTTCTCCGCAGTgaacaggaggagggagaattGGCGCATGATTGTGTGGAGGTCATCGAGCAGGTATACGCTAGTCGGATAGATCTTAAAGACACACCGATGGAAGATCCAGACTGGGAACTGTTCACGGACGGATCAAGTTACGTGGAAAATGGTACCAGGTATGCAGGGTATGCCGTGGTGACTGTTCATACGATTGTAGAGGCAAAAGCTTTACCTCCTGGTACCTCAGCCCAGAGGGCAGAAATAATTGGGCTTACACGAGCCCTAGTCCTCAGTACTGGaacaaaagtaaatatttggaCTGACTCTAAATATGCCTTCGGGGTAATCCATGTACATGGGGCATTGTGGAAGGAGAGAGGACTACTCAGTTCACAGGGAACATCTATCAAGTACAAAGAAGAAATCTTAGCTTTGCTGGAAGCAGTACACAGACCGAAAAAGGTTGCGGTAATGCATGTGAGAGGACATcgaaaggaggaaggaaaaatttacCAAGGAAATGATTTGGCTGATGTGACAGCTCGAAAGGTGGCTCGAGAGGTATGGACTCAGATGGCATTAATACCAGTCAAGGTAAGCCCAGTAAATCCCTACCTAAACCAGGCACCTAAATATACAATAGACGATGAGAAGTTGGCAATGTTATTGAATGCACAAAAGAACATGACTGGATGGTATGTAACAACAACGGGACAGGTCATGGTACcagcaaaaataatgaaagtcaTCTTGGAAACAGAACATAACAAATGCCATTGGGGTGCAGAGATGCTCGTAAAATTCTTAAGGAGAGAAATAGTTTCAAACCAGATGTTAACACTTGCAAAACGGGTGAATGCAATGTGCCCAGtctgtttgaaaaataaccCGATTGTCAGGAAACAAATTCAACTAGGGAAACTGCAGGTAGGACCGGAACCGGGAGACTATTGGCAAGTAGATTTTTCTGAGTTaccaaaagcacaaaatttcaAGTACATGATAGTGTATGTCTGTACCTTTTCAGGATGGCCAGAAGCTTACCCCTGTAGGACAAATCAGGCTAAGGAAGTGGTTAGGACACTGCTTAAAGAAATCATTCCCAGGTTCGGGGTACCTCTAGGGTTGTCGTCGGATAGAGGTCCACATTTTATAGCTGGGATTGTGCAAACAGTAGCTAGGATGTTGGACATATCTTGGGACTTGCATACACCTTGGCGACCTCAATCAAGTGGTCAGGTTGAAAGAATGAATCAAACACTGAAAGGGCAAATCAAGAAAATTTGCCAGGAAGCTAAAATGCAATGGCCGCAAGCATTACCGTTAGCTTTATTGCGAATCAGGATAAAGCCCAGGGAGAGGTTGGGGGTAAGTCCTTATGAGATTCTATATGGGAAACCTTATCATGCTACCGTACTAAAGGGAGATCTACATGTACAAGGGGACCAAGTGATATTTAATTATGTAATGTCACTAAACAGAACTCTCAACAGCCTACGGGGAGCCCTGCAGTGGAACCGACCCCTACCACTGGAGAATCCAGTCCATGACATCCAACCTGGCGACCGAGTGTATGTGAAAAATTGGTTCACGGATCCACTGAAGGAAACATGGGATGGCCCCTACCAAGTGATCCTGACGACCTACACAGCAATAAAGGTGGCGGGAATCGACACCTGGATCCACTACACTCGAGTCAAGAAAATTCCAACACAATGGGAGACTCAGATGGTCTCCCCGACGCGAATGATATTTCGCGCAAAGCCGCATTCTTAATCATTCTGTTACTGGTGATGATGAAATTGATACCTACTCAAGGTTTTGTGGTTGTCACTGTTTCAGAACCTGTTGTTGGAATCATGGAAGGGATGGATGTGAATTTGACCTGTGTTATTACCAATGACCAGAAAGCTGAAGCCCGAGATTTACGAGTATTCTGGAAACAAGGAGCTGGGTACCCCAAGGCAAGTTTTACTACTATTTGGGATAGGGATGCACAAAAAGGGAATACCACACTACAATTGAAGCAAGTAACTGGAGAAGATATGGAGGTTTATATGTGTATAGTGCAAATTAGACGTAGTTTTGActataagaaaattaaattgaggGTGGTATCTTGGAGATTACGGGAAGGAACTATTTCTCAGGAATCAGTGTCAGTCAGGCCAACATCCGCTATTCAAGACATGTGGGACGGTCCCCCGTTAAAGCTTAATTGCCCATTCACTCTAACAGAGGCATGCAAACAAGAAGTGAAAGTTAAGTGGTggaaagaacaacaacaaatgTGGGAACGAATTGACCAGGGAGTGAGTTGGTGGAAATTATGGGACAAAGGAATTGGGTGGCTAAATATCTCAGATCCTAAACACGGCATAGACGAAGGGCGGTATCTGTGTCTAGTTACATGTGGAATAGATGCAGACTATGGCATTCGATCGTCAATAGCTAGGGCACATTTGGGGGAAAGGATCAAGGCAACATATGGAATTTTTAGAGCAGTGCAAGGCATGGCAGTTATCTTAGTCTGTAAGGTAGAGAAAGATGTACAGTTTATTGAATATGGATGGTGGTTTGGGGGAAACAATATTCGGgacaaagaagggaaatatCGCAAGGAGAAACGATCAGATCGAACTATAGTCCTTATAATTAAGGATGTACAGCCGGAGGACGAGGGATATTATTGGTGCTGGATTAGCAAAGACTCCTGGTGGGGACATTCAAGAACGATAGTCTCACTAACTCGAGGGAAACCGAGAAGAgtaagagaaattaatattaCCACTCAAAATGAGCAAAAACAAGAGAACCTGATAGTGGGACTGATCAGAGATTTTCGTACAGTACAAAATGTCTCACAAATTACGGCATGCCTGCCACTCCCCCAGGCCGCTGGAGAGCCTATCCAATGTGGAGTGGTTCCGGTCCTGATGCCCCCAACAATACAAGAGAACATTACGGTCATGTGTCAGGTAGAAAACGTAGAGAAGGAGGTAGTAGAAGTTAAGGAAGGTTATTCCCCTTTGTGGAAATATTCATCAATCTGGGATTGTCAGGAAAAAGGAGGCAGATAGGAACCAAAACCTGGACTGTATGGAGGATTAGGAAATTATGGTTGGTGTTTTGAGAAACAAGAGcaacaaattaagaaaaaacaattatcTCGAGAAATACGGTGTCAAAATATGACACAAGAACAACCCTTATGGGACCACTGGGAAGCTATATGGGGTCCAAGTTTACTGGAACACTATAGTTATATTGGTGCGTACAGTGGACAGGAAGTAAAAACCAATCACATGCAGAAGTATCAGAGATAAATACCTCTACTAGGGAGAAGGCGATAGCAAGAGAAAACTGGAATTGTACAGAAGTTTATACATGCGATACTCCAGGGGATCAAATTAGCCTAGTGCCAGTAAGGGTCCTTTTGAAATGGGGATGTGAATGTAGGAAATACAATCACACAATACCCGGCAAACCCCTTATGAACGGGTTTTATGGAAGGGTCTCCTGTAGGACGACTACACTCAGAAGTCCGGGAAATTTAGTATGGGTAATGGGACATGGACAATGGACTACTCATCTCCCTTTGGACGGACCAGTGACACAAGTAACTTTAGGGGTGCCAACGTTATGCCCTTTGTGGAAACAGTCTAAGTTAAAAGCATCAGGGActaggaaaaagagagaaattgatGATTTGAATTTGTTAGGAGATGAAGACCAATGGCATGAACCAGACAGCGGAGTGAAATTTGGATGGGCACTAGAATCCTTATTTGCACCAGTAGCCACATATAGAAACAGGGAAATGTTGTTTAAGTTACTGGGACAAACAGAGAGATTGGCATTAGCAACTAGGAGAGGGTTCAAAGATTTGAACCTACAATTGCAGGCTACTTCTCGTATGACACTCCAAAATAGAATGGCTCTAGACATGCTGCTATTGAAAGAACATGGAGTTTGTgggtatttaaataaaagaattgaTCACTGCTGCATCCATATCCCAAATGTAACGGTAGAAGTAGAAAAAGACATCTCTCAACTAGAAATAGTCGAATCTGGAACAAAAGAAATCGAAAAGGAGGCCCAGCACAATTGGATAGGAGCCTTGTTAGATTCAATGGGGCTTCAGGTTTCTGGTTGGATATCGTCAATGTTGCAATATGTGTTGCTGTGTATAATTGTACTAATAGTTGCTTGGATAGCATATAGATGTGTTTTAGGAATAATAACCAAAGAAACAAGACGAACCCGAAGATTGGTGAAAACAATAGGAAGAAACCACGGATTTGGAGTTCCCCCGCCCAAATACGAGGAGGTGGCCCTTCCTAGAAGAACTGAAGCTAGAAGAACTGAAGCTGAAGGTTGAGCATCCTTGCAGAAGATCTGAAGAATGCTCAAAAGGGGGGACTTGTTGCAGAAGTTcgaaaattattgaaaaatgtattttagttaAAAGATAGATGTCTAGATTAGTGAAACAATATGATAGTTAGCATGAGTAGCAGTAGTTATGCTAAGGCCCCAGTAGGCCCGGTAAACTTTAAGTGAACTTTAGTGCATGGTAGATCgagagaaaatattatctaGGGAATGTACCTAACATTATCTATGGAATGTACCTTTTGGCTAAGTAACAAATGTCATGATGTACCTAATAAATCTCAGTATACCTCTAAAGATGCTTAGCGATGCACATAGATCAGATGAAGCAATCATGttaagaaaagtatataaacCCTGTAAATTTTGTCGCAAGATGGGGCTCTGACTTTGGACGAAAGTCCTCAGGCCCCCAGGGCCCTCAATAAAGCACCGCATAAAGCAATTTcggttgttttgtgttttcttcggATCGGGCAACATTCCCTCTATGGTCTTCtcactttggggtttttgaggTTCCCCTTCTCTGGTCTGCTTGGGGGTACCATGGGTCCAGGTGGCTCCCCTTCTCTGAGGTCCTGCTTATGAATGCCCAGGGTTTTGGGCATCCCAGGGGTTCTTTCTCTCCTGACTGTGTCCCAGGGGTCCCCCTTCTCTATGCTGTTGGGGGTCCTGGCTTCCCTCCTACGTTGGTTATCGAGACTGCCTTGGGTCCGCCCTCTTAGGATCCTGGTTTCAGGGCCCTGGGGCTCCTCCCTCTTTCTCCCGCCCCTCCAGCCTTCTGGGGGTCCCCCAGCACCAGTTTTGCCCTCTCCCCACACTGGGGATTCCATGTTTCCCCCTTGCCTGGCTCTCCCTGGGGTCTCC
This portion of the Serinus canaria isolate serCan28SL12 chromosome 25, serCan2020, whole genome shotgun sequence genome encodes:
- the LOC127060471 gene encoding uncharacterized protein LOC127060471, yielding MGQLEERPFLQPLNLRFGGKELDHQFLYMPNCPKSLFGRDLLSLLNMKILFEDGRVKVEVPEEEIAKLFVIREVEPTPIPEEVEQAVVPWVWETGVPGKSKAAQPVIVELKEGVQPVRIKQYPIKLEAKEGVAPLIAQFLTQGILEECESEYNTPIFPVKKPNGKYRLVQDLRAINNIVKDIHPVVANPYTLLTSVSEKFKWFTVIDLKDAFFCIPLALQSRKYFAFEWESPDTGRKKQLTWTRLPQGYKNSPTIFGNQLAKELEEWKMTEVRDSPFSYVILQYVDDIFLATEEKELCLKLTIALLNMLGQAGYRVSKEKAQLIKESVIYLGCEIIQGQRRLGINRVEAICAIPLPRSHQELRSFLGMVGWCRLWIPNFGLLAKPLYEALKEPQLNWDRSRKNAFQNLKQALKEAPALGLPDLSKDFQLYVNERQKLALGVLTQRIGSWKRPVGYFSKQLDTVSAGWPSCLRAVTATVILIQEARKLTMGKKMEVFVPHMVLAVLEQKGGHWLSSSRMLQYQAILREQDDVELKITNHINPAEFLRSEQEEGELAHDCVEVIEQVYASRIDLKDTPMEDPDWELFTDGSSYVENGTRYAGYAVVTVHTIVEAKALPPGTSAQRAEIIGLTRALVLSTGTKVNIWTDSKYAFGVIHVHGALWKERGLLSSQGTSIKYKEEILALLEAVHRPKKVAVMHVRGHRKEEGKIYQGNDLADVTARKVAREVWTQMALIPVKVSPVNPYLNQAPKYTIDDEKLAMLLNAQKNMTGWYVTTTGQVMVPAKIMKVILETEHNKCHWGAEMLVKFLRREIVSNQMLTLAKRVNAMCPVCLKNNPIVRKQIQLGKLQVGPEPGDYWQVDFSELPKAQNFKYMIVYVCTFSGWPEAYPCRTNQAKEVVRTLLKEIIPRFGVPLGLSSDRGPHFIAGIVQTVARMLDISWDLHTPWRPQSSGQVERMNQTLKGQIKKICQEAKMQWPQALPLALLRIRIKPRERLGVSPYEILYGKPYHATVLKGDLHVQGDQVIFNYVMSLNRTLNSLRGALQWNRPLPLENPVHDIQPGDRVYVKNWFTDPLKETWDGPYQVILTTYTAIKVAGIDTWIHYTRVKKIPTQWETQMVSPTRMIFRAKPHS